The Chitinivibrionia bacterium genome contains the following window.
TCTGAGCCCGTGCCGGGAACGACTACGTCTGCGGCAATGTCGGTCAAAAGTTTTTCTGGGACGAGCAATTCAAGTGAATACATAGCAAAAGCCGTCTTAATCCATATACTTCCGTTTATGTTTTCGCCGCACTTTTCTTCACCGCTTTCGTTGCCTGCTGTTTTTATTGTAATAAACATATTCTCAAGAGCGCTTGCCATTGAGCTGAATAATTCATCTCCTAAATTTGTTATTTCGTCTAATGCTACTGTTGCCATTTTACCATTCTCCTTCCGTTTCTTCTGTGTTTTGTTGCGCACCTTCATCTTCTTCTAGGTCGCCCCATTCTCCTTCGTCGCTTTCGCTTCCCCAATCGTCTTCTTCACTGTCTTCGGTGTCTGAATTACCGAGTATTTCGGTTGCTATCTGAATAATTTCTGCAGGGGTAAAAGGTTTTGAAAGAATTGCGCACACGCCCAAATCTTCCAATTCCATTCTCTGCTCCTTGTTTCCTGCCGAGGACATAATCACAAGAGGAATATCGCACAATTCCGTGTCCGCTTTAAGTCTGCGCGACAAATCAATTCCGTTGCATTTGGGCATATTTATATCGCTTATGACCAGGTCGGGCATAATGTTTTTAATTTGCTCCATTACTTCGAGACCGTTTGCGGCTTCAAAAAACTCGCAGTCGGGAACTCCCGACATCTGAATACTTTTAATAGTAAATGCTCTTGCAAGAGCCGAATCATCTGCTACAAATATTTTAGGCATAACCTTTCCTTCTCTATAATTTCCAATTGGGTTTGTTGGGAC
Protein-coding sequences here:
- a CDS encoding response regulator, whose protein sequence is MPKIFVADDSALARAFTIKSIQMSGVPDCEFFEAANGLEVMEQIKNIMPDLVISDINMPKCNGIDLSRRLKADTELCDIPLVIMSSAGNKEQRMELEDLGVCAILSKPFTPAEIIQIATEILGNSDTEDSEEDDWGSESDEGEWGDLEEDEGAQQNTEETEGEW